The Microbacterium luteum genome includes a region encoding these proteins:
- a CDS encoding CDP-glycerol glycerophosphotransferase family protein, with protein sequence MASFSFGAGNARKILSIPLYVLGRLATAVIPRTADQWVFGCAVGVADGAWALWNAAGGDLQGRATWLVADDVEAAEATRRGIPWVRKNSPTGFWRTARARVVVITHGFGDVQRYAVSGAFVVQLWHGIPLKRIGLDSPVTTRSRILPGSRLVRGMLARMYRSATRRIRVLPAASHRVRGRLESAFGLPDERVPVTGEPRVDVLSAGRPDDRRRQARAALAAVSGHEVARHRVLYAPTWRDGDPDPAVPDEGEWHLIAEVLERHDAVLYVRSHPLGAGDYVPPPGAAGRRVRPLGADLVRDVTPLLAGFDTLVTDYSSLVFDSSLVPLPVVFLAPDVHRYAAERGFYGSYRDVAGDDVAGTWEQAVAQIDAVLGDPAERARRIECARQIDVRVHAFRDGGNAARVYRAILTALADEPPSGSRKGPR encoded by the coding sequence GTGGCGTCCTTCTCGTTCGGCGCGGGGAATGCGCGCAAGATCCTCAGCATCCCCCTCTATGTCCTTGGTCGCCTCGCCACCGCGGTGATCCCGCGAACCGCGGACCAGTGGGTCTTCGGATGCGCCGTCGGCGTCGCCGACGGCGCGTGGGCGCTGTGGAACGCGGCCGGTGGCGATCTGCAGGGTCGCGCGACGTGGCTGGTCGCCGACGACGTCGAGGCGGCGGAGGCGACCCGACGGGGGATCCCGTGGGTGCGCAAGAACTCGCCGACCGGCTTCTGGCGCACCGCGCGAGCCCGCGTCGTCGTGATCACCCACGGCTTCGGCGACGTCCAGCGTTACGCCGTGTCCGGAGCTTTCGTCGTCCAGCTGTGGCACGGCATCCCGCTCAAGCGCATCGGTCTGGATTCCCCGGTCACCACGCGCAGCCGCATCCTGCCCGGCTCGCGACTCGTGCGGGGGATGCTCGCGCGGATGTATCGGAGTGCGACCCGCCGCATCCGGGTCCTCCCGGCCGCCTCCCACCGCGTGCGGGGCCGGCTCGAATCGGCGTTCGGGCTGCCGGATGAGCGTGTGCCGGTGACCGGGGAGCCCCGGGTGGACGTGCTGTCGGCAGGGCGACCCGACGACCGTCGACGGCAGGCCCGGGCCGCGCTCGCCGCCGTGAGCGGGCACGAGGTGGCCCGACACCGGGTGCTGTATGCGCCGACGTGGCGCGACGGTGACCCCGACCCGGCGGTGCCCGACGAGGGGGAGTGGCACCTCATCGCCGAAGTGCTGGAGCGTCATGACGCCGTGCTCTACGTGCGATCGCATCCCCTGGGCGCAGGCGACTACGTTCCGCCCCCCGGCGCTGCCGGCCGGCGCGTGCGCCCGCTCGGTGCCGACCTCGTACGCGACGTGACGCCGCTTCTGGCGGGGTTCGACACCCTGGTCACCGACTACTCCTCGCTCGTGTTCGACTCCTCGCTCGTTCCGCTGCCCGTCGTCTTTCTCGCGCCCGACGTGCATCGATACGCTGCGGAGCGTGGTTTCTACGGCTCCTACCGCGACGTCGCGGGGGATGACGTCGCCGGCACATGGGAGCAGGCCGTCGCACAGATCGACGCCGTTCTCGGTGATCCGGCCGAACGCGCCCGACGCATCGAGTGTGCCAGGCAGATCGACGTGCGGGTGCACGCGTTCCGAGACGGCGGGAACGCCGCGCGGGTGTACCGTGCCATTCTGACCGCCCTCGCCGACGAGCCGCCTTCCGGATCGAGAAAAGGACCCCGATGA